The genomic interval GCTATGAAAGCGAACTCGGTTTGTCCGCCTATGACGCACGGGTGCTGACCGACGATCGGGCAAAGGCAGAATACTTTGAGGCAACCGTGGCAGCAGGTGCCCCCCCCAAACCGGCCGCCAACTGGATCATGGGTGACATCAGCGCCTACCTGAATGCCAACAACGATTTGAGCATTACCGACCTGGCACTGAAGCCCAGGGAACTGGCAGAGTTGGTCGGCTTGATCGAAAGCAACACCATTAGCACCACTGCCGCTAAAACCGTTCTCCCCAAACTGTTAAGTGAGGGAGGTTCCCCCACCCAACGGGTTGAGCAGGAAGGGTTGATCCAGATTTCTGATACCAGCGTCATTGAGGCGGCGATCGCAGAAGTCCTGGCTGCTTTTCCAAAAGAACTGGAGCAGTACCGCAACGGCAAAACCAAAATGCTGGGCTTCTTCGTTGGGCAGGTAATGAAAAAAACCAGCGGTCGAGCCGATCCCAAGCTGACCAATCAACTGCTAAGTCAGCGGCTTAACGAGGCTTAAGGTGATAGGTGGCAGGTGATAGGTGGCAGGGAACAACCAGTAACTTGAGTCTGTCTTTGTGTTCTTTATCTGCTGGATCACAAAAACGAGGAAATTCTTTGCTAAAAAAACATAATAGGGGTGTCACCCCTCACCCCCTAGATGGCATACTGTGATAAGTAGATGCACCCTGATGATAGGGGGAGGCGCTTTAGCGGCTCTCCCTTTTTTTTGTCAGAAGTAAGAAAATTTTAAGTTTTGATACCCAATTAAATAGTCTTCATGGCACATCAACATCCTGTAGGGGCGTTTGGCCAAACGCCCCTACCAGAGCTGTTGCGTTTTCAATTCAAATTGCTCTGAGTTTGAGGGGAGATGGGATCATTGCCCTCTAGCCTGTTGTCCTCTTGTCCCCTTACCTCCCCGATCTTCGTGTCCCCGTATTTCCGTGTCCCTTTCTGCCTTCTGCCCTTCTACTTCCTAATTGCTACCAGCCAACAACTAATCACCAATAACCTTGCTATAATCCCCTCTCAGGCAACCTAGCGAGTGGAGGCAGACATTGTGGCAGACTGGCAAGAAATTCCCGGTGGTGTTACCGCACCCAAAGGGTACAAGGCAGCGGGCATGGCAGCGGGGTTGAAGCCATCGGGATTGCCAGATTTAGCATTGATCGTTTCAGAGGTAGAGGCGATCGCCGCAGGTATCTTTACCACCAGTGTGGTGAGAGCCGCTTGCGTAGACTACTGCCGGGAAAGACTCCAGGCGAAACAAATTGCCCAGGCAATTTTGTGTAACGCGGGGCAGGCAAATGCTGCAACCGGCACCAAAGGTTGGGAAGACGCCCTGGATAGTGCCCATTCCCTCAGTCAACAGCTAAACATTGCACCGGAATCCATTTTGCTGGCATCCACTGGTGTGATTGGACGCCGAATTAAAATGGATGCCCTCAAAGCTGCCCTACCCCAGTTGGTTGGTTCTCTCTCGGAAACAGGTTCAGACGCTACCGCTAAAGCGATTATGACAACGGATCTGGTGCCAAAATCGATCGCCCTGGAGACGACCTTCAACGATCGTCCTGTCCGCATTGGTGGGATTGCCAAAGGGTCGGGGATGATTCATCCCAACATGGCGACAATGCTGGCATTTGTCACCTGTGATGCCGCAGTGTCTCCCCACCTCTGGCAACAGATGTTGAGCCGCGCGGGCGATCGCAGCTTTAACCAGATCACCGTTGATGGCGATACCAGTACCAATGATTCTCTGATCGCTCTAGCGAATGGAGCATCCCGCACCCCTGCTATCACTGAAGCAGGACCGGAAGCCGAAAAGCTAGAGGCAATGCTGACCGAAGTTTGTATTTATCTGGCAAAGTCGATCGCCCGTGATGGCGAAGGGGCAACCTGCTTAATTGAAGTCCAGGTTTCTGGCGCACCGGATGACAAAGCTGCTCGTCAACTTGCCCGCACGATCGCCGGTTCTTCCCTGGTCAAGTCTGCCATCTTTGGACGGGACCCCAACTGGGGCAGAATTGCGGGAGCCGCAGGACGGGCAGGCGTCTCGTTCAATCAGGATGACTTGCAAATCAAGCTGGGCAATTTCCTGATGATGCAGAACGGTCAACCCCAGGACTTCGATCGTGTCGCTGCCAATGCCTACCTGAAAACCGCTGCTGCTGGTGCCTACTTAAAAGAAGACACCGTACTGATCTCGGTCAGCGTCGGCAACGGTTCTGGTTCTGGCATTGCCTGGGGTTGCGACCTCAGTTACGATTACGTCAAAATTAACGCCGAGTACACCACCTAAAACCAGAGGTGAGTTGGATGGAGCCACCTAGCGTTGAAACAAACTTAAATCAGCGGATTGCGATCGTCGGAACCAGTGGAGCGGGCAAAACAACTCTGGCGCGGCAAATATCTCAGCAAATGGGAATTCCCCATGTTGAGTTAGATGCCCTCCATTGGCAACCCAACTGGGTAGAGACTCCCACAGAGGTGTTTCAAATCCAGGTAGCGGAGGCATTAAGCGGCGATCGCTGGGTGGTAGATGGCAACTACAATAAAGTGCGGCATGTCATTTGGAGCCGAGCAGATACGATCGTCTGGTTAGATTACCCATTTCCAGTGGTGCTGGGGCGGCTTCTAAAGCGAACGGTTTGGCGCGTTACCACCCGTCAGGAATTGTGGAATGGCAACCGCGAAGGTCTACGCGAAACCTTCAGCCAGGATTCCATCCTTCTCTGGATGATCCGCACCCACTGGCAGCACCGGAAAACCTACCCGCTATTATTCCAACAACCAGAATACGCCCACCTTAAAGTAGTACGCCTATCTTCCCCACAGGCAGCGCAACAGTGGTTAGTGATCAGGAGTCCGTGATCAAGAGGCAGTTGTAGTGACTTGTTATACTACATCCGTAAGATTTACCTTTCTGTTTTTAGTCATCTCTAGTAGCTTCATCGGGTGGATGCCACCCAGCAGATATCCAAGCTTGCCTGACCGTCACAGCATAAGGGTTGTTTAACTGTAGAGCCAGAACAGTAGCACGACCAGTGGCAGTTAATCCTGAAATGTAGGCACCATTTTCTGCCCAAGCAAAATGGCGTATCCATCTTTGCTCACGAGGGTTAAATAATCTAACATTACGATTCGTTACTGGATCTTTAGCGTGGGTTTGCACACCCTTATAAGAGTTACACAAGCGACAGGCAAGCCACAAATTTTCTTCCTCATCAGATCCACCTGCTGCTTTGGGGATGATGTGTTCGACCTCTAGAACTCCCAAAACATACTTCTGAAAACTACGGCAATAACCACACTGATTGTTTGCCTCTGCCCGCACTCTCATTCGAACTTCTTCAGATACTTGACCCACTGCTCATTGGTTCCATTAACTTACGCTTCACAGCCTCAGAGAGAGCAGTCGCTTTGCGTAAAAGTCCTTCTTGGTAAACTTGCATGAGGGCTTGCAATTCTAAGCGCTCATCTTCAATCAAAGAACCTGCCTGCTGGCGATCGAGCAGTTCACTTAATCGAGCATCTTGGTCTGGCTCCATTTGAAATTCTGTCAGAGCTAAAACTTGTTCATTAGAAAGATCAGAGATCGGTTCGAGATCGAGAATATCTGCCCTTATCGGTGGAATGGAAAGTTGAATTGTATCCACCAAAACACTGGCAATATCTCGATTTGCTAATCGTGCAAAACGCTCAGCACGTTGATAAATCTCGTCTGGCAAAGTAATTGTGATTTGGGTACTCATAGTTATATTCCCATGCTATTTGCGTGGATTTGGTTGTTTTCTCATGTTATTTTTTGCAGAGTTGTCAGTAGCTTCAGCAGTTTCAACAAGGTTCTGTTCATCAACTATTTGGGCTTTCCGATCTACAGCAGGCTCACTCGTAGAAAGAGCAGCCCACTCAGTACCAAAATCGGGATATTTCAACTCATTCTGTTTAACTGTAAAGAAAGGTGAATAACGGCAAAAATCACTTCTTTCGATTTTTCT from Kovacikia minuta CCNUW1 carries:
- a CDS encoding HNH endonuclease, encoding MGQVSEEVRMRVRAEANNQCGYCRSFQKYVLGVLEVEHIIPKAAGGSDEEENLWLACRLCNSYKGVQTHAKDPVTNRNVRLFNPREQRWIRHFAWAENGAYISGLTATGRATVLALQLNNPYAVTVRQAWISAGWHPPDEATRDD
- a CDS encoding ATP-binding protein, with the translated sequence MHLKTVFIRFYKSFNDDFLRKSDDRVKPKPWEKIDEAFYPYIEVPIENQITTVVGANESGKSHLLSAIEKSITGRKIERSDFCRYSPFFTVKQNELKYPDFGTEWAALSTSEPAVDRKAQIVDEQNLVETAEATDNSAKNNMRKQPNPRK
- the argJ gene encoding bifunctional ornithine acetyltransferase/N-acetylglutamate synthase; the encoded protein is MADWQEIPGGVTAPKGYKAAGMAAGLKPSGLPDLALIVSEVEAIAAGIFTTSVVRAACVDYCRERLQAKQIAQAILCNAGQANAATGTKGWEDALDSAHSLSQQLNIAPESILLASTGVIGRRIKMDALKAALPQLVGSLSETGSDATAKAIMTTDLVPKSIALETTFNDRPVRIGGIAKGSGMIHPNMATMLAFVTCDAAVSPHLWQQMLSRAGDRSFNQITVDGDTSTNDSLIALANGASRTPAITEAGPEAEKLEAMLTEVCIYLAKSIARDGEGATCLIEVQVSGAPDDKAARQLARTIAGSSLVKSAIFGRDPNWGRIAGAAGRAGVSFNQDDLQIKLGNFLMMQNGQPQDFDRVAANAYLKTAAAGAYLKEDTVLISVSVGNGSGSGIAWGCDLSYDYVKINAEYTT
- a CDS encoding ATP-binding cassette domain-containing protein, whose translation is MEPPSVETNLNQRIAIVGTSGAGKTTLARQISQQMGIPHVELDALHWQPNWVETPTEVFQIQVAEALSGDRWVVDGNYNKVRHVIWSRADTIVWLDYPFPVVLGRLLKRTVWRVTTRQELWNGNREGLRETFSQDSILLWMIRTHWQHRKTYPLLFQQPEYAHLKVVRLSSPQAAQQWLVIRSP